In bacterium, the DNA window CAAATCCTGGATTCCTTGCGAAAGCAAGGCATTCCCCTCCCTTTCGGGAGGACTCCATTTTTCAATCCTTTTTGGTTTTCACTTTTTCCCTATAGTATTTCAAATATCTCTTACCATAGGAATCTCTTCCCGCCAGAAAATCGGAAGCGAGAATGGTCTCAACCATTCCCTTAATAGTGGGGTCGACAATAGCAGCATTGAGTCCTTGTGAAATAGCCTGTGATAGAAAAGATAAATTAATAATCTTCCTATCAGGCATGCCAAAACTTATATTGCTTACTCCCAGGACCGTTGCTACGCCCAGCTCTCGGGAAACCCTCATCAAAGTCTCCAGGGTCGCAGCTGCCGAATCTGTCTGGGCAGCCTGGGCTAAACACAAGCAGTCTATCACGATGTCCTCTTTGGGAATGCCATAAGATTTGGCAACTTCCATTATACGCTTTGCCACGGCGAATCTTTTGTCCGCTGACTTGGGAATGCCACTATCGTCCATAGTAAGCCCCACCACAGAAGCTCCGAATTTCTTTACCAGTGGCAGAACAGCCTTCAATGACTTTTCCTGACCTGTCACCGAATTTACCAGAGCTTTATAGGGATAGACCTCTAATGCCTTCTTTAGGGCTTCTGGATTAGATGAATCGATACAGACAGGAAACCCTGAAACCTCCAGAACCTTCAACACCGCCTTGGGTAAGATGGTAGTCTCATCAACGCCAGAGACCGCCACATTGACATCCAGAATATCCGCTCCTGCCTCTTTCTGAGAAAGCGCTTCCTGGACAAGAACATCGAACTTGCCCTTCGAAAGGTCCTCGGCA includes these proteins:
- a CDS encoding dihydropteroate synthase, translating into MKERMATIVTSKNRKVEFGEGLPTAVIGERINPTGKKKLAEDLSKGKFDVLVQEALSQKEAGADILDVNVAVSGVDETTILPKAVLKVLEVSGFPVCIDSSNPEALKKALEVYPYKALVNSVTGQEKSLKAVLPLVKKFGASVVGLTMDDSGIPKSADKRFAVAKRIMEVAKSYGIPKEDIVIDCLCLAQAAQTDSAAATLETLMRVSRELGVATVLGVSNISFGMPDRKIINLSFLSQAISQGLNAAIVDPTIKGMVETILASDFLAGRDSYGKRYLKYYREKVKTKKD